The Trypanosoma brucei gambiense DAL972 chromosome 10, complete sequence genome has a segment encoding these proteins:
- a CDS encoding T. brucei spp.-specific protein, producing the protein MYETGRVATRGKRQREERRRVPLLWVSVPSCVIMVSLRCDFLNIPVGGCDSDMALRDCCSAALLGSFIPSAFALGAIRGNRRRVSGTSVSFKCGFLPPPPISLPSAHHGCPVNPAFPRRYLGNTE; encoded by the coding sequence ATGTATGAAACAGGAAGAGTAGCCACCAGGGGAAAGAGGCAGAGAGAGGAACGCCGACGCGTTCCGCTACTCTGGGTGTCAGTTCCATCATGCGTTATCATGGTCTCGCTTCGGTGCGACTTCTTGAACATTCCAGTAGGGGGCTGTGACAGCGACATGGCTTTACGGGATTGTTGTTCTGCAGCGCTTCTGGGTTCATTTATTCCTTCAGCTTTCGCACTTGGGGCCATTCGAGGAAATCGGCGAAGGGTTTCTGGCACCTCAGTCTCATTTAAGTGTggttttctccccccccccccaatttCCTTGCCGAGTGCACATCACGGGTGCCCTGTCAACCCAGCATTCCCGAGAAGGTACTTGGGAAACACCGAATAA
- a CDS encoding T. brucei spp.-specific protein: MHRMPFNSFPNLSIDAMTRGAVPRTNPCHLGGDPALPDGKFLRQKSAALPGRKIPKHSFASGCTLNRSPLTGEKPVVYHSPLCSLPLFAPFTPRTPHTFQKLRDPALPDGKFLRQKSAALPGRKIPKHSFASGCTLNRSPLTGEKPVVYHSPLCSLPLFAPFTPRTPHTFQKLRDPRARRSISLSLLISSNPHNLQPHQLHHILKPPRLLCCVFGFCLDGGTHQFQSP; encoded by the coding sequence ATGCATAGGATGCCGTTCAACTCTTTTCCCAACCTCTCCATTGATGCGATGACGCGTGGTGCGGTGCCTCGTACGAATCCCTGTCACCTCGGCGGCGATCCCGCGCTCCCCGACGGCAAGTTTCTTCGCCAAAAAAGCGCCGCTCTCCCAGGGAGGAAAATACCCAAACATTCTTTCGCGAGCGGATGTACCCTAAACCGATCCCCACTTACAGGCGAAAAGCCCGTTGTTTACCATTCCCCCCTTtgttctctccctctctttgcCCCATTTACTCCACGCACTCCCCACACGTTTCAAAAACTTCGCGATCCCGCGCTCCCCGACGGCAAGTTTCTTCGCCAAAAAAGCGCCGCTCTCCCAGGGAGGAAAATACCCAAACATTCTTTCGCGAGCGGATGTACCCTAAACCGATCCCCACTTACAGGCGAAAAGCCCGTTGTTTACCATTCCCCCCTTtgttctctccctctctttgcCCCATTTACTCCACGCACTCCCCACACGTTTCAAAAACTTCGCGATCCCCGTGCACGACGTTcaatttctctttccctcctcattTCCTCTAACCCTCACAATCTTCAACCTCACCAACTCCACCATATCCTTAAACCCCCTCGCCTTCTCTGTTGCGTCTTTGGCTTTTGCTTGGACGGAGGCACACACCAATTTCAATCTCCCTGA
- a CDS encoding katanin, putative: MDDDVGLQKAIYSSLQSKRTQDAFNRFSRNAPSHGTVRSFPRNGKRNALLREGIMPTVPRSQQVRSTTGWTFSQFGDYTDRPPWVNPLDEESCIPNMPVRLQQPSDRVPGWTLMCSGGRIQRQNAMGSNILFICEEVHYAQNTKIHCNDLLALRTVAPLPQGKNIACFTAQIQSLVSQGRYAMFGMGITPRAGDERQGFCVALVHYDSSGGIFLSVEKWRMTEQDTFERLELLEPMKTLRLIRERVTITLLVSSEHFSLSINGEVVCPTLHAPGVRLGESLPILLATGGKISVREVAVVEGHKPPANKLYGRPPPFTLSPKKSDTNKKGIPIVEEEPLCSSGKAAFPDKVSNRKGKVADKAVPKDKVLNSVAPCAPPGIAPELLERIEAEIIERSPNVEWDDIAGIPEAKRLLKEAIILPLLVPELFTGVVQPWKGVLLFGPPGTGKTMLARAVATSAKTTFFNISASSLISKYFGESEKIVRSLFHLARHYAPSTIFFDEVDALMSARGGNEHEASRRIKSEMLQQFDGLCTENDKRVLVLATTNRPWDLDEAMRRRLEKRIYIPLPDKAGRLSLLKKQTATLSLDPSVDLEEISDKRTEGFSGADMNLVVRDAAMMPMRRLIADRSPAEIAAMKEGGKMIVSPVTMNDFEDALKKIQPSVSQSSIKQFEKWAEELGSV; this comes from the coding sequence ATGGACGACGACGTGGGGCTTCAAAAGGCAATTTACTCCTCTCTTCAAAGCAAACGGACCCAAGATGCGTTTAACCGATTTTCTAGAAATGCTCCAAGTCATGGAACGGTTCGAAGTTTTCCCCGCAACGGTAAGCGCAATGCCCTGTTGCGTGAGGGTATCATGCCCACAGTACCACGGTCCCAACAAGTCAGGAGCACCACTGGTTGGACATTTTCTCAGTTTGGCGACTACACGGACCGACCCCCTTGGGTAAACCCGCTGGACGAAGAATCTTGTATTCCGAATATGCCGGTGCGTCTCCAACAACCCAGCGATCGTGTACCTGGATGGACTTTGATGTGCTCAGGTGGCCGCATTCAGAGGCAAAATGCAATGGGATCGAACATACTTTTTATATGTGAAGAAGTCCACTATGCTCAGAACACGAAAATTCACTGCAATGATCTGTTGGCGCTTCGAACGGTAGCGCCTCTTCCACAGGGCAAAAACATCGCTTGCTTTACTGCGCAAATCCAAAGCTTGGTAAGTCAAGGACGGTATGCAATGTTTGGTATGGGAATAACTCCCAGGGCGGGAGACGAGAGACAGGGGTTTTGTGTGGCTTTGGTCCATTATGATTCCTCTGgtggtatttttctttcggtGGAAAAGTGGCGAATGACGGAGCAAGACACGTTTGAGCGACTTGAACTATTGGAACCCATGAAGACCCTCCGGTTGATCAGAGAGCGCGTAACCATAACGTTGCTGGTATCATCTGAGCATTTTAGTTTATCAATCAACGGTGAGGTTGTCTGCCCAACCCTCCACGCTCCTGGAGTTCGGTTGGGTGAATCGCTTCCCATACTTCTTGCGACGGGTGGAAAGATATCGGTGAGAGAGGTTGCCGTAGTAGAAGGACACAAACCCCCGGCAAACAAACTGTACGGTAGGCCACCACCGTTTACTTTGTCTCCCAAGAAGAGTGACACAAACAAGAAGGGTATCCCAATAGTGGAAGAGGAGCCCCTTTGCTCCAGTGGAAAGGCAGCGTTTCCTGACAAGGTTTCTAATCGTAAGGGGAAAGTGGCTGATAAGGCAGTACCAAAAGATAAGGTGTTGAACTCAGTTGCACCCTGTGCTCCTCCAGGTATTGCTCCTGAATTACTTGAACGCATTGAAGCAGAGATAATTGAACGGTCTCCCAACGTCGAGTGGGATGACATAGCCGGCATCCCCGAAGCTAAGCGTTTACTGAAGGAAGCCATAATATTACCACTGTTGGTACCGGAGCTCTTCACTGGGGTTGTGCAACCTTGGAAGGGTGTCCTATTGTTTGGTCCTCCTGGGACAGGGAAAACGATGCTTGCTCGAGCTGTGGCTACAAGCGCCAAAACGACCTTCTTCAACATCAGCGCCTCGTCCCTTATTAGCAAGTATTTTGGCGAGAGCGAGAAGATTGTGCGGTCACTGTTCCATCTTGCGCGCCATTACGCACCATCAACAATATTTTTTGATGAAGTTGACGCTTTAATGTCTGCTCGAGGTGGAAACGAACATGAAGCGAGCCGACGTATTAAGAGTGAGATGCTTCAGCAATTTGATGGATTGTGCACTGAAAATGATAAACGCGTGCTGGTTCTCGCAACTACAAATCGTCCATGGGATTTGGATGAGGCCATGCGCCGCAGGCTGGAAAAGCGCATTTATATACCTCTTCCGGATAAAGCTGGACGACTGAGTTTACTCAAGAAACAAACAGCTACTTTGTCTTTGGACCCCTCTGTTGATCTGGAGGAGATATCCGATAAAAGAACGGAAGGATTTAGCGGAGCAGACATGAACCTAGTTGTTCGTGACGCCGCAATGATGCCAATGCGAAGGTTAATCGCGGACAGATCACCGGCAGAGATCGCTGCGATGAAGGAGGGAGGCAAGATGATTGTTTCCCCAGTTACAATGAATGACTTTGAGGATGCTCTGAAGAAAATCCAACCTTCTGTTTCACAGAGCTCAATCAAACAGTTTGAAAAGTGGGCGGAAGAGCTGGGGTCAGTGTGA
- a CDS encoding epsilon tubulin, translated as MPREVVTVQVGQCGNQLGLKWWDVLLQEHKANPQFTDARDALFDVSGSAPLASVGDKACRAGSLKARCVAVDMEEGVLRAMLRGPLGHLFDATFFVSDVSGAGNNWAVGHMEYGDKYIDSITETVRGQVERCDSIQSFLIMHSLSGGTGAGLGTRVLGMLEDEFPHVFRICPVVMPSAIDDVVTAPYNTAFAVRELIEHADAVLPLDNDALARMADSALGQKTIGQAAGERKEPQTTLGASAARGYSVAQPTQTKLPYDSMNALVAQLLSNLTCAMRFPGPLNMDINEITTNLVPYPRLLFLTSAIAPLSVARHAAASAPRSVDTMIAACLDKNHQFVDVSNGLSSALTHEAGTCLATAIVARGPQITVGDLTRNIPRIRERQKLVYWNEDGCKTALCSVSPLGHRNSVLMLANHCSIAQKLQSAHERFMRLYSVRSHVHHYEPYLEQAYFDDTCDTVLTVVDDYNYLNTVQMPADVPRSMRDLVYF; from the coding sequence ATGCCCCGTGAGGTTGTTACAGTTCAAGTTGGCCAGTGCGGTAACCAGCTGGGACTTAAGTGGTGGGATGTGCTGTTGCAGGAACACAAAGCTAACCCACAGTTCACTGATGCTCGTGACGCACTATTTGATGTTAGTGGTAGCGCTCCCCTTGCAAGTGTCGGTGACAAGGCGTGCAGGGCCGGTTCTCTAAAAGCACGCTGTGTAGCTGTCGACATGGAGGAGGGTGTGTTACGGGCGATGCTCCGTGGTCCATTAGGGCATCTCTTTGATGCAACATTCTTTGTGTCGGATGTAAGTGGTGCCGGTAACAACTGGGCGGTGGGTCATATGGAGTACGGTGACAAGTACATTGACAGTATCACGGAGACTGTGCGGGGGCAGGTGGAGCGATGTGATAGTATACAATCCTTTTTAATAATGCATTCATTGAGCGGTGGAACTGGTGCGGGTCTTGGGACGCGTGTGCTTGGGATGCTAGAAGATGAGTTTCCTCACGTGTTTCGAATATGCCCCGTTGTGATGCCCTCAGCTATCGACGACGTGGTGACGGCCCCATACAACACTGCGTTTGCGGTCCGAGAGCTCATTGAGCACGCTGATGCTGTTCTGCCATTAGACAATGATGCACTTGCGCGGATGGCGGATTCGGCACTCGGACAAAAAACCATAGGGCAAGCGGCCGGTGAGCGTAAGGAACCGCAAACCACTTTGGGTGCATCAGCAGCGCGGGGTTACAGTGTCGCACAACCTACCCAAACCAAACTCCCCTACGACTCTATGAACGCACTTGTGGCACAGTTGCTCAGTAACTTAACGTGCGCCATGCGATTTCCCGGCCCACTAAATATGGATATCAACGAAATTACCACAAACCTAGTACCGTACCCGCGGCTGCTGTTTCTCACCTCCGCCATTGCCCCCCTAAGTGTGGCGCGCCACGCTGCCGCTTCTGCACCACGTTCTGTTGACACAATGATAGCAGCATGCCTCGACAAAAACCATCAGTTCGTTGACGTTTCTAACGGTTTATCCTCTGCGCTGACACATGAGGCGGGTACTTGCCTTGCCACAGCCATCGTAGCGCGAGGTCCGCAAATCACTGTGGGGGATCTTACGCGAAACATTCCCCGTATTCGTGAAAGGCAGAAGCTTGTGTACTGGAATGAGGACGGCTGCAAGACAGCCTTATGTAGCGTCAGCCCACTTGGTCATCGGAACTCGGTGCTGATGCTTGCAAACCACTGTTCAATCGCACAAAAACTACAGTCGGCACACGAACGATTTATGAGGCTTTACTCAGTGCGCTCGCATGTACATCACTACGAACCTTATCTTGAGCAAGCGTACTTTGATGATACATGTGATACGGTATTAACTGTCGTGGACGATTACAACTATCTTAACACTGTGCAAATGCCGGCGGATGTGCCACGTAGCATGCGTGATCTTGTTTACTTTTGA
- a CDS encoding dynein arm light chain, axonemal, putative yields MQPYGMSTSRTNRRPLVASRGGPNAPQRNYAMVTGPVDPSTSLIRYELPFSPADPKRSVKLRRRFGEPIEESVVDPNVRVVLDSFIPPRAWYDDDGVLWVQHASPKPASRTDTVETHEKLRRRLRETGAKRTGICPIRSLLLAECFLEVIRQVTVECWERGLVLLKIHAERVAAQTAHRELFESRVGYAFRLALKGEKDTSRVQQDLGKLKRRMEELAEEEKTLRQQCDEASARGEEEMLIVGKQHSDEVAAIKKEGILKRNQLEHMISMPSAP; encoded by the coding sequence ATGCAACCTTACGGGATGTCAACTAGCAGGACGAACAGGCGACCATTGGTCGCTTCCCGTGGTGGTCCAAATGCCCCCCAACGCAATTATGCGATGGTCACTGGTCCCGTTGACCCTAGCACATCACTTATTCGCTATGAGCTCCCATTTTCACCAGCTGATCCAAAACGTTCCGTTAAGCTCCGCCGTCGTTTCGGCGAGCCCATAGAAGAGAGCGTGGTGGATCCCAACGTGCGTGTGGTGCTGGACTCTTTCATTCCCCCACGGGCTTGGTATGATGACGATGGGGTGTTGTGGGTTCAGCACGCGAGCCCGAAGCCCGCCTCCCGTACTGACACTGTCGAAACACACGAGAAACTGAGGCGTCGATTGCGGGAGACGGGTGCGAAGCGCACGGGCATCTGTCCTATTCGATCTCTTCTACTAGCCGAGTGTTTCCTCGAAGTGATACGACAGGTGACTGTCGAGTGCTGGGAACGTGGTTTAGTGCTCCTAAAGATTCACGCGGAAAGAGTGGCGGCGCAAACGGCACACCGCGAGTTGTTCGAGTCGCGCGTCGGGTATGCGTTTCGTTTGGCACTGAAGGGTGAGAAGGATACAAGCCGTGTCCAGCAGGATTTGGGGAAGTTGAAGAGACGCATGGAAGAACttgcggaggaggaaaagacgCTGCGGCAGCAGTGTGACGAGGCATCGGCGAGGGGTGAGGAAGAAATGCTTATTGTGGGGAAACAGCACAGCGATGAGGTGGCAGCAATCAAGAAGGAAGGCATACTGAAGCGCAATCAGCTAGAGCACATGATTTCGATGCCTTCAGCTCCGTAA
- a CDS encoding kinesin, putative, with translation MSTATANYFEFDNCLASMDADSMLQMPIVRNSDFIRPPEYGSQEDVYLSTAVHAVSAAVEGINSCVFAYGQTGSGKTYTLFGDAAYIQRDPGVVPRTMDDLFMRLEAIKRNYEENTETDYSFRVQLSFEIYQNEAFCLFSRKGPLRVTFVRDSSGREALVIHELQRHFVTAADKAMPLVELGFGRRQTGETGMNAHSSRSHTILQLHVTQWRTDKVTRETVELDALLNIVDLAGSERQKTAKTDGKSRDEGIEINQSLTTLSRVINEISQGSKYVNYRDSLLTMVLRDYLGGNSKTFMIATISPVAFCYQESCATMQYAKGVRKIRNRPVVSTTFQTRNSLLELNAALKQENEKLRQHVENLLKVAGSGHSIDGLLSESDARDSDSGEITICGTIPHKTLRCGAPIKRYGTVSEAVFSTADHCAVPLVVTVHRKYKNSTGIGVANVEGSRIGISSLTRNVVQFHLSDLLSGAEGSGQLVARPKIPQLKCLETSHGLVEFERMPSNSCERRYWVRYVPPCKEGDEAVLHKKVVCHMNGIKHSDGDQWSLTHGDVFCVYIDSVGDDSEKSFVTFHYVDANCLARHGRYMESNDMPEDIASQLAPVSAPGSAEEQLSQLKHNRTNLLEVLRWQAQSVDYQCQLMGVPLLRQGSETVKEKSDGGSDRHSCYTPNSRGFDAYYDNETSPLPRPMLPYGDHIHTHMHSVKPMDMSTAAHAFQRTSNWKCCSVGAGALAESQRDCLRESEVCSWRFAKRSVEFGAVARCLAELERSSSLSQPVTANVVNSPPMESGIMEDGKDIKFIGCGDEAVVRVEKGTATIVHMPYQEGGDEFDGGERKVKGLRESKISTPSGAANPLRNGPHPREGARTSPLPGTRMSLVGDFCSELNADTVVGYSANANIFHLTSDGVRERELWVRIRSLERSVEDLRGQKSVLESKLRIAQDANTELELSEAQLKDELSQLTKEFLDSAADHSKLKGEISNLGAILHSMEGALMEVSVVSEFEMNEQFPVMAEKILMLRALTRMWKRRAMGSVARGTFTSGSRSSTDVSLTSGEGRTRGVVQASRDDLHLELSDTRAQQFLKEHVPDFPANTSVVEYSEKETAAESVFVVGTVLVRLEREKNQLVTDVNRERDEGEHYKGLVFRVQGDVNDLKMNAKKRESPTTEKMAERMAVSSVRSRQLVEAGRKRDASDMNLWTTDQADSNIRKKSLDNKVTLLQEQRMLLKQQQREYDRRAASLACKVEELRYTLSCLREKVQDNGPNGFKDANDLYQRVEELINEAMSGFGGQGCHSTSPPDFKFTGEMITLVLMGLRILLDRLKVELYVLNRQSLHRFALIVPAVHLRPETQFRYYMHKLRGTISGIARKPQCVGADWTVTEADILSGLVSHRRRQAGDALYGLLIWYDHWDVAAKTDHICYVELIRNRDHVMQIARLVRQESLVNTNATSCQNLLPDERRASTLGKEIPRSGKNIGATDITVTASRNILGKLSARVKNSTLGNAMTKWKKCPPGSTSFRGTSASSTLHSPSQESGLTFLSLAPNTAFTPLDFPSREPMRLSKSGHLQKQSQSNSASEKPSGSTVEKFGRRSRIIVVPVSEADITVAASTGLPRRSRTFNYARNLSTAYFSERELQPRALTKARTRFSRSKTFAALGNMAHGKPCHLSNMASKSSSVCEGRNGKSMSSCSFLPV, from the coding sequence ATGTCCACTGCAACGGCAAACTACTTCGAGTTTGACAACTGTCTTGCGTCGATGGACGCAGACTCCATGTTGCAAATGCCGATTGTTCGAAACAGCGACTTCATTCGCCCACCGGAATACGGATCGCAGGAGGATGTCTACCTTTCCACTGCCGTGCACGCTGTATCGGCAGCTGTGGAAGGCATCAACtcttgtgtgtttgcgtaCGGCCAAACAGGCAGTGGTAAGACTTACACCCTTTTTGGAGATGCTGCCTATATTCAGCGGGACCCCGGTGTTGTCCCACGCACCATGGATGACTTGTTTATGCGACTCGAGGCCATAAAGCGTAACTATGAAGAAAACACGGAGACGGATTATTCGTTCCGCGTACAACTGTCCTTCGAGATCTACCAGAACGAGGCGTTTTGTCTCTTCTCCCGCAAGGGCCCGCTTCGTGTGACGTTCGTGCGAGACAGTAGCGGCAGAGAGGCGTTGGTTATACATGAACTACAAAGGCATTTTGTTACGGCGGCAGATAAGGCGATGCCGCTGGTGGAGTTGGGCTTTGGCAGGCGACAGACAGGGGAAACGGGAATGAATGCACACAGCAGCCGTAGCCATACTATACTTCAGTTGCACGTCACTCAATGGCGTACAGATAAGGTGACGAGGGAGACTGTGGAACTCGACGCACTGCTCAACATTGTTGACTTGGCGGGAAGTGAGCGACAGAAGACTGCGAAAACCGACGGGAAGAGTCGTGATGAAGGAATTGAGATCAACCAGTCCCTTACCACCCTCTCGCGTGTCATCAACGAAATTTCTCAAGGCTCTAAGTACGTGAACTATCGCGACTCGCTCCTCACGATGGTTCTGAGGGACTACCTGGGTGGAAACAGTAAAACCTTCATGATTGCCACAATATCCCCCGTTGCTTTCTGTTACCAGGAATCGTGTGCCACTATGCAGTATGCCAAGGGCGTGCGCAAGATACGCAATAGGCCAGTTGTGAGCACAACCTTTCAAACTCGTAATAGTCTACTGGAGCTAAACGCGGCGCTGAAGCAGGAGAATGAAAAGCTGCGACAGCACGTTGAGAACCTCCTAAAAGTTGCTGGAAGCGGCCATTCCATTGATGGTCTTCTGTCTGAGAGTGATGCAAGGGACAGCGACAGTGGTGAGATTACCATTTGTGGGACTATTCCGCACAAAACATTGCGCTGCGGCGCTCCGATAAAGCGGTACGGTACTGTGAGTGAGGCTGTTTTTTCCACAGCTGATCACTGTGCTGTGCCACTAGTTGTCACGGTTCACAGGAAATATAAAAACTCCACGGGTATAGGTGTGGCAAATGTGGAGGGTAGCAGGATCGGTATCTCTTCACTGACAAGGAACGTTGTGCAGTTTCACCTTTCAGATCTCTTGAGCGGCGCTGAAGGTAGTGGACAACTTGTGGCGAGGCCAAAGATACCTCAACTGAAATGTTTGGAGACTAGCCATGGATTAGTGGAGTTTGAGAGGATGCCAAGTAACTCGTGTGAACGGCGCTACTGGGTTCGGTATGTCCCTCCCTGTAAAGAAGGCGATGAGGCTGTTCTTCACAAAAAAGTCGTTTGCCATATGAACGGCATTAAACACAGTGATGGTGACCAATGGAGCTTGACGCATGGtgatgtgttttgtgtttacATTGACAGTGTTGGGGATGACTCTGAGAAGAGTTTCGTGACTTTCCATTACGTGGACGCTAACTGTCTTGCACGCCATGGTCGATATATGGAAAGTAACGACATGCCGGAGGACATTGCATCGCAGTTGGCGCCTGTTTCCGCACCGGGTTCCGCGGAGGAACAACTTTCGCAGCTGAAGCACAACAGAACAAATCTCCTTGAGGTGCTGCGGTGGCAAGCACAAAGCGTTGACTACCAGTGCCAGCTCATGGGTGTGCCGCTGTTGCGGCAGGGATCTGAAAcggtgaaggagaaaagtgATGGTGGTAGCGATAGGCATAGCTGCTACACACCTAACAGCCGAGGTTTTGACGCTTATTATGACAACGAAACTTCACCTTTACCCCGTCCTATGCTGCCATACGGGGACCACATTCATACTCACATGCACTCTGTCAAACCTATGGATATGAGTACCGCAGCACATGCCTTCCAGCGTACCTCTAACTGGAAGTGCTGTAGTGTCGGCGCTGGTGCATTGGCAGAGAGTCAAAGGGATTGCTTGCGGGAGAGTGAAGTGTGTAGCTGGAGGTTTGCGAAGCGTAGCGTCGAATTCGGGGCAGTGGCGCGGTGTCTTGCTGAACTGGAGCGCAGTTCGTCCCTGTCGCAGCCTGTAACGGCAAATGTAGTAAACTCTCCGCCGATGGAATCAGGAATTATGGAGGATGGGAAGGACATCAAATTCATCGGTTGCGGCGATGAAGCTGTGGTAAGGGTTGAGAAAGGAACTGCCACTATTGTCCACATGCCATATCAAGAGGGGGGAGATGAATTTGACGGTGGAGAGCGAAAAGTAAAGGGGCTGCGAGAATCGAAGATATCGACACCCAGTGGTGCAGCTAATCCTTTGCGGAATGGGCCACACCCGCGTGAGGGTGCACGAACGAGCCCGCTCCCCGGAACAAGGATGTCTCTCGTGGGCGATTTTTGCTCCGAGTTAAATGCGGACACAGTAGTGGGCTACTCGGCGAATGCcaatatttttcatttaaCATCCGATGGTGTACGTGAGCGTGAGCTGTGGGTGCGCATCCGCTCACTCGAACGCTCTGTCGAAGATTTACGTGGACAGAAAAGCGTGCTGGAGAGTAAGTTGCGCATTGCTCAGGATGCGAACACGGAACTTGAACTCAGTGAAGCGCAGCTAAAGGACGAGTTGTCGCAGCTGACGAAGGAGTTCCTCGACTCCGCGGCGGATCACAGCAAActgaaaggggaaataagtAATTTGGGAGCGATCCTACACAGCATGGAGGGGGCACTCATGGAGGTGAGTGTGGTGAGTGAGTTTGAGATGAATGAGCAATTCCCCGTAATGGCGGAAAAGATTCTGATGCTTCGTGCTTTAACTCGCATGTGGAAGCGGCGGGCGATGGGGTCCGTCGCCCGTGGGACCTTCACAAGTGGGAGCAGAAGCAGCACCGACGTTAGTTTGACGAGCGGTGAGGGGCGGACAAGGGGTGTTGTGCAGGCTTCACGGGATGATCTCCACTTGGAACTCAGTGACACTCGGGCGCAGCAGTTTCTGAAGGAACATGTCCCCGACTTCCCTGCTAACACAAGCGTTGTTGAATACTCTGAGAAGGAAACTGCAGCAGAATCAGTGTTTGTAGTAGGGACCGTACTGGTTCGTttggagagagagaaaaaccAGCTTGTCACCGATGTCAACCGTGAGAGAGATGAAGGTGAACATTACAAGGGTCTTGTTTTCCGCGTTCAAGGTGATGTGAATGACTTGAAGATGAATGCAAAGAAGCGGGAGAGCCCCACTACCGAGAAAATGGCGGAACGAATGGCTGTTTCCAGTGTGAGAAGCAGGCAGCTAGTTGAGGCAGGAAGGAAGCGTGATGCATCAGACATGAACCTGTGGACTACTGACCAGGCCGACTCcaacataaggaagaaatCACTTGACAACAAGGTGACACTTCTCCAGGAACAACGGATGTTGCTcaagcaacagcagcgggaATACGACAGGCGCGCTGCCTCCCTTGCTTGTAAAGTTGAGGAATTGCGTTACACATTGAGTTGCCTCCGAGAAAAGGTACAAGATAACGGCCCCAATGGCTTCAAAGATGCCAACGACTTGTATCAGCGTGTTGAAGAACTCATTAATGAGGCGATGAGCGGTTTTGGTGGCCAGGGTTGCCACTCCACCTCTCCGCCAGACTTCAAGTTTACTGGGGAAATGATCACACTTGTTCTCATGGGGTTACGCATTCTGCTGGATCGTTTAAAGGTGGAACTCTATGTTTTGAATCGTCAAAGCCTACATCGATTCGCTTTAATTGTACCTGCTGTGCATCTTCGCCCTGAAACTCAATTCCGTTATTACATGCACAAGCTGCGTGGGACGATCAGCGGAATTGCTCGGAAGCCCCAATGCGTTGGTGCGGATTGGACGGTGACTGAGGCTGACATCCTTTCGGGCCTCGTCAGCCACCGGCGCCGCCAAGCAGGGGATGCATTGTATGGATTACTCATTTGGTACGACCACTGGGACGTTGCAGCCAAGACGGATCATATCTGTTATGTGGAACTGATTCGTAATAGAGATCATGTCATGCAAATTGCCCGACTGGTACGGCAGGAAAGTCTCGTCAACACGAACGCCACATCGTGTCAGAACTTGCTACCGGATGAGAGACGAGCCTCAACCCTCGGTAAGGAAATCCCCAGAAGCGGCAAGAACATTGGTGCCACGGACATCACGGTGACGGCGAGTAGAAACATTCTTGGAAAACTCTCTGCTCGCGTAAAGAACAGCACGTTGGGTAACGCGATGACTAAGTGGAAAAAGTGTCCACCGGGGTCAACTTCCTTTCGAGGCACGTCTGCATCCAGTACACTGCACTCACCATCCCAAGAAAGTGGACTAACGTTTCTGAGCTTGGCTCCAAATACCGCCTTCACGCCACTTGACTTCCCCTCCAGAGAGCCCATGAGGTTGAGCAAGTCGGGGCACCTTCAAAAACAGAGTCAGTCAAATTCCGCTTCTGAGAAACCGTCAGGCTCCACCGTCGAGAAGTTTGGCAGGCGGTCTAGGATAATAGTGGTACCCGTTTCGGAGGCTGACATTACCGTTGCTGCCAGCACGGGACTGCCACGTCGCAGCCGCACCTTCAATTACGCTCGAAACTTGAGCACTGCATACTTTTCGGAGAGGGAGCTGCAGCCCCGTGCTTTGACGAAGGCGCGCACCCGATTCAGTCGATCAAAAACTTTCGCTGCGCTTGGTAACATGGCCCATGGCAAACCATGTCACCTGTCAAACATGGCGTCGAAGTCTTCCAGTGTATGTGAGGGGCGGAATGGAAAGAGCATGAGTTCCTGTAGTTTTTTGCCGGTGTAG